The following DNA comes from Sorex araneus isolate mSorAra2 chromosome 5, mSorAra2.pri, whole genome shotgun sequence.
cagccccgaGACCAACTTTTAACTTCCAAAAGCATATTCCTCTTTGTCAGAAGAGAAATAACCATGCCGAGGAgcatttatttcttatatatcaTATGAAGTTCTGTTACCATGAAGAAATTATTTCAGTCTttgcatttctatttatttatgggtGGGtgggatttgggaccacacccaggaatgcagcggggctattcctggctctgtgctcagaggtgtcCCTGGTGTTTCCTTGGGGAATTGCATGAACCTCATGCAGTGCTAAGGACTGAACCAAGGCCAGCTGCATTGCAAGGACAGTGCCCTAaaaccctgtaccatctctcaggctcTATGGAACGATTGTTTccttcattaaaaacaaatgggagggatgggacagagtgatagtacagcgagcagggcgcttgtttgccttgcatgtggccgactgggttccttcccagcaccctatacggtcctctgagcttgccaggagtgatccctgagtgcagacccagcagtaagtcctgagcaccactaaagcAAAAAAgcgtggcaaaaaaaaaagaaaaaagattcaggagccaaagccatagtacagcggggagggcactgaccTTACTGTGGCcaaccagttttgatccccaggaccccatttgatcccccagggggctggagcgatagcacagcggggagggcgtttgccttgcatgtggctgacctgggttcaatccccggcatcccatatgttcccccagcactgccaggggtaattcctgagtgcagagccaggagtaacccctgtgcatcgccgggtgtgacccaaaaagtcaaaaagaaaaaaacatttggtcctccaaggctgctgagagtcacccctgagtgcagagccaggagtaagccctgagcactgctgattgtggccccccacaaagagcagaaaaaaatggagggagggagggatggatagtatagcaggatagcaggcagagtgcttgacttgcaagcagccggcctgggttcacttcctggcaccccatgtgatctcCCAAGCACGGCCAAGAatgggtcctgagcacagagccaggagtaagctctaagcgctgcggggtgtggcccaaaacccaaaaagaattgAGGGGAGCTGTGGCATACCCCGGCCCTCCACTTCTCCTCCCTTTGCTCTCCCCCAACTCCCCCTTCCATTCTTCCCTCCCCCGGCCCCTTCTGTCTCCACTCTCTATTCCCCATGTTTTATGAGCAGCACAGAGGGACAAGGCCTGGCCCCTGCCACCAAGGGTTGGCTCTCTCCTGCAGTCCCCAGGAGAGACACTCACCAAggactcccccctgccccagtgccaattAGTGAAGTTCCCTGGGACCAAGTGGCAAGGGTACAGGGCAAGGCCATGTGGATAAGGCCCTgtccctgggggcaggggtgagggaagaTGAGCCCGCTGTCCCTCTCCACACCGCATCACAGCCCAGCTGCGTGGCTCTGACCTGGTCCAGCCCACAGGAGGGGtcttccctctcctgcccctgcagggTGCTGGAGgcctggacccccacccccacctcctcaccaAACCAGGAAACACTCAGTCTTTCTGCCAAGACATCACaatgaaaaaaagttacaaaggaCTATAAAGGAAAGCAATTATATTGAAACACGTTATCAAAACATTTACATTGGGAGgtatagcaatatatatatatgtttattaacACATTAAAAACAATGAAGGTCTAACAACTACTGTCTGGATATTTTGAAAGAGCTTCAGGGTCCTAATGCAGGCTGAAACATCTGTGATTTCTGCCCCTTACAAAGCCACAAGCGCCTTCCGCTACTGAGGCATCTTGCCTAGGTACATCAAAGAAGGTTCAATCTCAGGGACAGGCAAGTGAAAATCAAGACATGACTTTTCTCTTAACTAGGTTCACACCCCACTACAACCCACAGACTCCTGTCCAGGACGTCCCTCAGGAATCAGGCGGGGCAGCCAAGGAGCCCTCTGCCACTCCTCTCCCCCGCCTCAGGAGAGACTATCACATCCAAACCACCTAAAAGTGCAAAGGGTGTTGAGCCGTGGCTTGGGCCCCAGAGTCCCCTCCCCGGCCAGCCTGTGACCTGTGGGTTTAGAGAAGGTTGCCGGCCCCTCGAAATCACACACACTCGGttatttttatcttcagtttatttttttagacTAAGAGCAGAGTATGAAAGTCACAGCCAAAGCACTTGAAAAAGGCCCAGGAGGATGGGCGGGGCCACGTGGGGCGGGGCCACGTGGGTGGGGCCAGGGCCTGGCCTGGGGTcccggctgggggctggggggctgggggcagggaggggcgtcGTTGTCTCACGGTCTCCAAAAGTGTCTGTGCGTTGCATAGGTCCTGTCTTCACAGAAGACAAAAGAGGGGCCAGCGGGTCCCCCAGAGGGGGGCCTAGCCTGGTGGGGACGGGTCTGAAGCTGGGTGGGGAAGTCGGACTGtcgggggtggggcggaggagGAGGGGTTCTGTCTGTCTGTacattatatatagagagatatagagTCTGTACATGCCTGCCTGGCGCCCAGTGCCCACCCCTTGTCACCCTTATCCACTGCCCGCCCCTCAGGGGGGTCTACTTGTAAACGTGGGTTCAGTCCAAACCACAACCCTGGGGGTatgagtggggggaggaggacgTGCTTATTGCTGTAaaccgggggagggggctgcggtCGGGCCACCCCCTCGCCCATCTAgtcccctccccagctctgcccctggaGAGTGATGGGGTGCCTTGCACACTTGGCCATGCCCAGCTCGCGGGCACATGGGTCTCCTGGCAGGACAGGGGTCAGAGGAAGGtaccaggggccagggagacctgagcactgccctttGCGCCCCGTGTTTGGTACCAGACATTCCCAGAGCCACAAGGCCACCTGGGACCAAGGCTGTCCCTGTGCTTGGTCCGCGGCTGAGCCCTacggggagagggcgggggagcACAGATGTGTGGTGCAGACCCCACTTCCAGTCATCGGTGGAGGGGTCCAGGCCCCGCCGTCAGGGAGGGTTCCATGGAGAGACCCTACCCCATCTCTCCCCGCCAAGGGGGGCAGAGCTAGGAGGCCAAGAGCGTCATAAGGAAGAAGGCGATGCCCACCGCCAGGGGCAAATGTTCCCGCTTGGGGCTGGTCCCGCTGATGCTCTTCTCCAGCTTGGGCACCTGGGGGTTTTCTCCCTCAAAGTCTTCTGTGGACAAATGAATAAACAGACTGGTGAGGGCTGGACCGCGTGCCAGAGCGGGGCAGGCAGGCAGCGGAGGGAAGCAGCggtggagcaggggtgggggtgggggggacgtgGCCACCCACGGGGGGTCGGGGAGATCCGTGGTCCCAGGGAAGACATGCGAGGTGAGCAGGCaccggggagggggctgcggtTCCAGCagtggccaccagagggcgctgcGCAGACTCACCCAGCACGTTGATCTTCACATTGGGGCCCATGGTGAACTGGGGGAGAGTGGGGACCGGCTTCTCCCCGGAGTGCGATGctgcggggtggggtgcgggtggggagagaggaggggagagtcAGGGCCGGGATCCCCTCCCTCCTGCTATAGCTGGGGAGCTAGTCCCCCTCACCTGTGCCCTCCGCCCCCATCCCCAGGAAGCCAGGGGGAGGCCCAaagcgggggaggagggggagccaAGGAGGGGCGCGCAGCTAGCAGGGGCGGGTACTCACTGGAGGCGCAGCAGACGAACACTTTCATCCTCAGACACTTCCAGTGCAGGTTGTGGGTGGGCGTGGCTGGGGAGAAGACGGGGCTGAGTCGCTTTCTCCCAACTTCCACCCCGCGCCCTCAGAAACTCTCCAGCGCACCTCTGcaagcgccccccgcccccgacccaTTTGCTCCCATAGGGAggcccctgacctggccccctccCGCTCTCTGGACAGTGGCCGCGCCAGCTTCGCCCTGGGCCTACAAGCCCTCTTAGGAGCAACCCCTCTTAGGAGCTCCACTGCGGACCCTCCCCCAAGAATGCAACTTTGCCCCCAACGCCCTTCTTTGAGCCCGGAGTCCGAGGCCTCAGGCTCGCAGGGCTGGAGGGCTGCTGACtgcacccccggcccccgcccccccgggggCCCGCCCACTCACAGATGTAGTAGTACTCGTGGCCGGCGTGGAACTCGTAGCCCAGCGAGAAGGCGCTGTAGCGCTGGAACTTCTCCGAGAACTTGATGGGGCTGTGGGGGGCGTGCGGTCGGTTGCATTCCCAGCGCTTGAAGCCCTGGCTGGCGTTGCAGGTGCGGTAGCCGGCGCGGCTGACCATGTACAGCACGTACTGCTccgccccgccgcccgggcccgggcccgccCCGGGGCCCACCCCCGAGCTGTTGTAGTGCGGGCAGTAAATATCCAGGTAGTCGTTCACGTTCACCTGCACCGTGTAGCCCTCTCGCCGCAGGCTGCGATGGGAGAGTGGAGGACGGGGTGGGTGGAGAGGAAGCGGATCAGAGGCGAGAAACCCCAAAGCCAGCCGCTTCCCGCCCCCCCGCTCCGCAGTCCTCCCCCAGGGTCCTCGGAGCCTCCCCGAGTCTCGGTCCCCCGGCGGCTCCCCGGGGCCCTAGCGCCGCCAGAGCCGCGCGCGCCTTCCCGGCCCACGCCGGCCCGCGCCTTCTCCCGGCGGCCGGCAGAGGGCAGCAGCGGCGCGGGGAGCCCGGCGGCCTCCGAAGGAAAAGAGGCGgaggagaagggtggaggaaagcGGGGAACGTGCGCTTCGGTTACCACAGAAACGGCGCAGGCCCCTGCGACTCCCAGACCCGGGCCCGGATTTCCTCCGTCCATCCCCCATAATCCAGCGGCGGGGAGGCGGGATGGCAGGCTTTCGAGCGCGGGGTGAGGCTGGGAGGTCTCCCGCACGCCCCCCAGGTCAGGCGCCGGGACCTGCCCGCACACACGCGTGCACCGAggcttcatgcacacacatgcacaagttCCGCGGCACACACAAATATGTCCACCGCCCACACGCAGGCGGCGCGCGCAGAGCTCGGCGGGATGCGTGCAGGACTCGCGTGCAAGTGTGGGTTGATCCCGGGGAGCTCGAGCTTCCCCCCGGCCCGCGCGCGCACCGGTCTCCAGGGTCCCCGTGTGCCCCGGACCCCCATCCCGAGGCCACGGTCACTCAGGTCCCCGAGGGGAGGGACTCGAAACCAAGGCTCCCCGCACCAGGCCGAGCTGCCGCGACTCTCCGCACCTCCCTCCTCTACCTGGGCACCCCGACCCGGAGGCAGAGCGGTGGGCACCGGGCCCAGACAAGATGGCTGTACCTGCGCTCCCCACATCCTGCTCTGGGCCGAGCAGAGGCGGGGACCCCAGGAGTCGCCCCCTACCCGGCCAGTCCGCATCCCAGTGCGGGTCGCCAAAGCCTCCGAGGCGCTGCCCAGGGGGCTGCGGGAAACTCAAAGGCTGGGCCGGGCTTCCCTCACTTCCGGGGGGAGGCGCAGAGGTAGGCGAGTCAAGCGGTGGGCGCAGGAAGGTATGGGGGAACCTGGCAAGATGTCAGACCACTGGGGTCCCCCGCTCCTGGGAACTCCCTGAGGGGAGGGACTGGCTCCTGGGTCGCTTGGCACCTCCGGCTTCCACAAACAGTAATTAGATCCATTAGGGAAAGAGGCTTGGCGGCTCTGTgcagggtggggcctgggggtctctcctccctcccgcagccccctccccagggactCCCCTCCAAGTTGATGCGACGCGGGCAGGCGTGGGGCGCCGGTGCGAGTGGCCACCCCAGAATAGGGACCGCCTCTGAATCATCATCGGGACGCCAGCGGCCCCACTTGGTTCCCACGGGAGCGATGGGTCACTGGGCGCCGCCCGGGCCCTGGCGCTCAGGTGGGCAGGAGTCTCGGCCTGGGGCACCGGGAGCGGGAAAACGAGTTCCACTGGCTCCCAGCCGCCTCCCCACGTTTTTGGCCTCCTCATCCCCAAGCCCAATGTGGGCTGGTGATCCTCCCCTACAGGCATGGGGAGGGGGCCACGCGGAGCAGCCTCACATCCAACACTGGGGCCTCAGTCCTCCAACAGAGACGCACCCGGTGTCCAGCCCACTCCCCAGGGGTGCCTCCCTGGGGCGCTAACCACTCCTCCCTTCCTCACACCCCATTCCAGCAGGGATTAAGTCCGAGTCGGAGCTATTCCTCCCCGCGCCTCCGTTTCCTTTAGGAGGTGGGGGCCTCGCTTCCAGAAAAGTGGCAGGGTGACCCCAGTGAGAGATGCCGCGCTTACTGTTCCCGGGGACTGGTGTCAGTGACAGCCCCCGAGAGCCGTCCCCAGGCTAGGCGCGGGGGAGAAGGGCCCCTGATGGAGTGGCCGTACCCACAGCGgaagatggggcgggggggggcgtaAGGGCCAGGTGCCAGGCATCTGCGGCCACAGCTCCCGAGAGA
Coding sequences within:
- the EFNA3 gene encoding ephrin-A3 isoform X2 — its product is MAAAPLLLLLLLVPVPLLPLLAQGPGGALGNRHAVYWNSSNQHLRREGYTVQVNVNDYLDIYCPHYNSSGVGPGAGPGPGGGAEQYVLYMVSRAGYRTCNASQGFKRWECNRPHAPHSPIKFSEKFQRYSAFSLGYEFHAGHEYYYISTPTHNLHWKCLRMKVFVCCASKDFEGENPQVPKLEKSISGTSPKREHLPLAVGIAFFLMTLLAS
- the EFNA3 gene encoding ephrin-A3 isoform X1; its protein translation is MAAAPLLLLLLLVPVPLLPLLAQGPGGALGNRHAVYWNSSNQHLRREGYTVQVNVNDYLDIYCPHYNSSGVGPGAGPGPGGGAEQYVLYMVSRAGYRTCNASQGFKRWECNRPHAPHSPIKFSEKFQRYSAFSLGYEFHAGHEYYYISTPTHNLHWKCLRMKVFVCCASTSHSGEKPVPTLPQFTMGPNVKINVLEDFEGENPQVPKLEKSISGTSPKREHLPLAVGIAFFLMTLLAS